TAGGATTATCAGTTACCTGGTAGTAGTGCTCCACAGTTGACCAAGTTGCATAATTACCATTTTCATCTGGCATTTGAATGGGATGAGGAGAAAAATTTGAGAAAGCTCCATACGGATCCCATGTTTTATAGAAGAATATGATGCTTGAATCATAAGGTGTAATTGTGGGATCAATAGCAGAAGTCTCGTTCGCTGATGGTATCACAGGTGTCAGGTCAGGTATGGGCTGAAGAAATCCGCTCACAAGCATATCAGGTCCAACCTATTTAAGTAACAACAAGGAGCCAttagagggagggagggagggagggaggagcaAGCCAAGATGgaaatgaacaaacaaattcTGAATGAACTTCTTTAgtcatgaattataagaaataGACATGTTTGTAAAATCTATTAAGCATCTGGACAGCTCTCTAACCTGGTCATTTTATATATACAGTCGGTGGAAACTGCCTTATTATTAGCTGTTTGAATACTTTTATTAGCATATGCAATTTCGCAGAAGGATTCATTATAAGGGTCCACAGTAAAACCATCTTGAAGTTAGTTGGCCGGTAATATGCAGAAGGGATAACATAAACAAATGTAAGCTACACCCCAGGAGAAAGATGAGTGACATAAGTACAATTGCTAAAACAAGTTTCTCGTCAtcctataattatttttcactaGCATAACTACTATCGAAAAGTAAAAACTAAGACAATGTTGGCACATGACTCATAATTTACCTGCTCATAGCAAACATCAATCAGATCTAAGGCTTGAGACATTTCTACCATCCCAAGTTCACCCACAGGTGATGGTGCATTTTTTCCACCAATAATTTTAGGAGCTACAAATGCAAAAACCTGCATGGTGCAAAACATATCAGCAATACGAATGAGGCATAATCTATTAAGAAAGCCAGCACAACTCGACAATGTCACATTATATTCATCGCAGCATTTGCATCATCCAACACAAGCAGCTACCAGCCACCATTCAGCTGTTCTCTTACCAAGTAGAGCTTCctccaaaacaatagaaaaccCATACAAGTAGGAGCAGAAAAATTATAACATGTCCCGAGGGACTTCAGAGGCTCGGATAGCACCAAGCATACCGAACAATATGAGGGGACATCACAATACTTCCTCGACCTTGATCCAAGTTAATATTTGTCCTATTATTGTGACTTAGGGTATTAACCTTTCATTCTAAACTCCTCTAGAAGGTAAGGTTTGTTTATTTGGATTGTTTGCATTAGCCAAGGTAGTTCTAATGAGTCAAACCTTTGAAATCCTATAAATTATTGGTTTCCCATCGCAATTCAAAACTCATTCTTTCACCAAGTAGTTAATTAAAACTTCCATGTATATGTTACCATTAGCTGAATCAAGAACACAAAGATGCTGGTACTCAATGTCAAAAGAAGAAGGTTGAATACCTTGTGTATTACCCCAGATGAAATGGCAGATGCAGCCAATGTCCCTCCGCACTCCCAGAAAATTGAAAGGTAACCACGATCATAGAAATACTCCATCACATCTCTCGGATTTAAAATATCAAACTCAACAACTTCAACCCCTTTGGATGCTAAATATTTCTGGAAACTCTTCCTGGCACCTCTCTGGGTTACCACTATCGTGGATACTTCAGAGATGTCCCAAAGGTTCGCTTCTTCAGGAAGATCAAGAGTCTGTGTCACCACAATGCGCATGGGCAGGTGACCACCACCATGCCTAGCAGTTAGGCGTGGATCTGTTTCAAAGAGGAAGGACTTTAGAAGAAGCAAATAACTATTAAAAGGCTGAAAATTTCACAGCCTAAAAGCTGATGATACTCACTGTCCCTACGTACAGTATTTCCTCCCACAACAATTGCATCGCTCCTACCCCTTAGCTCAAAAACTCTACTCCTAGACTTTTTGCTGCTTATCCATGCAGCATGTCCACTACTGGCAGCTATCTTTCCTGCATAAATCTAAGAGAAACAATCAGCATTTCCGAGTTTCTTGGCAACCTCGTGTAGTTTGAACAACTGCTAGGCAAGAATAAAGATAATGATTGCTGCCAAAACTAAGAACCTTACCGTCAAGGGTCATGGCATACTTAAGAACAGAAAATGGAACTCGAGAAGCAGCTTTATAAACCAAAGGAGCATTGACAATGCGGCATGCTTTTTGAGCTTCCTGCATCACATGATCCAGGATTGTAAGATGTGCAAGACGGTACAtgaattttgcgaaaaataactttcaaatACAGTGAAGTACTCAAGATGATGAAGTGTCAGAAAATTTTCTGCAACCGTATAGATTAATAGTTACTGTGACCACTGAACCCATGATAATCCCTGACAAGGCTGTGCTATCCCAATTTGCAGCTACATCTCAGATTTAAAATCGGAGTAATACCTCCTCATAGTAAAACTTGgagagaaaaaattattattgtcaTTTTATAGATTTTTCCAGTAGAATGTAAAgtgtaataatttaatttaaagctCTTGCAATCATAGAAAATAACTTGGACAATTTATTCCATCATTAACTGAAATCATTTCGTCATCAGACTTGCGTTTTATTTGTAACTTAAAAACAAAAGCAActcagaaaataatttaatgTCCATATCACAGTTATGATTGATACACATGCTTCTACCTGCCCAATGATGGCATGACACCAGCTAGCAAACTGACTACGCATAACACTCATCTACCAGATTTTCAACTGCTAGCATAGCTCGTTACCTCTCTTGACAACTATCAATAACGTACTGGCTCCTGATAAGTTAACCACCTAGCTCCTAGCTAGCATTTCACCACCACCACAACTTCAACACCACCATTCTAACACATCTTCAGATCAATCCTACCGATATACTTCTCTCCTCGATATGCTTATTATTAGCTTTGAAAAGACAGAACTGTAGAGGACAGAACATGGTTTCATCGTCAGCAGCATAAAAGCACCGCGCAGCAAGGTTTTATGCATTCTATGGCCTTGTCCTTGCAACATTATGCAGTGAAGTCACCGGTTAGGGGACCCAAAAACAGTCGATCAACATGATTCCCTTACTATAGAAGGTAACATTTGATATAAGGATAAATATCATCAGAAAAGATAGTTGAGTGTGAATCGTAAGGACAGTAACATCAAATCATATCAGGTCTGAACAGAGGCTGGAGCTGCTCAAGATTTTCTCTTGCAATGCTAGTGAAGGCCACAGAAATTGGAAGGCTATGCACaagagaggagggggagagagagaacctcAATGATTTTACTCTGTAGATCCTCCCCGAAAACATCAACCTGCAGTCCCTGACCTCTTAATGTGCGTATAGCATTGCCCCGCAGATGCTGTAGCGGATGCCTCATCCCAATAACTACTCTTGTAATACCTGCCTAATTTTCAAAACCATGTCAATCATCCCGTCTCCTATATCACATtcataagtcacaaaaaaataaaaacaaacgcTCAATGCTACAGCAACAGTGTCCTTTTGCTTCCTCAAATATCAAGAGCCAAGATAGCTCCATCCCCTCGAGAATCTCTTGAATGAATTAAGTCATCAATATCTcaactttaatttcaaaatatccACTGTACGTACTCAGATCATAATCAAGGCCTAAGCGGAAATGTGAGGACTTCACCAATGCAGCGAATCAACAACATCACAAGATAAAGACGGAAAGCTCGCTGTTGGCAAACCTGGACAAGAGCGGAAACAGCAGTACGATCACCATGGCAATCGCCGGGCTCCAGATTGAGAAAAGCCGTGCCGCCTCTGCAGCGCTCGCCGGCGGCCTCGACGGCCTGGACCTCGGCGGGCTTCGTCCCCTGAGCGTACAGATACCCTCGCCCGCCACGTCTCCGcccccgccccgccgccgccgctcacCACCAGGCAACCGACATTCGGGTGCGGGGAGGTGAAGCCGGCGGACTTGTCGGCGAGCTCGGCGGCGCGCCGCACGAGCGCGGCCTCTTGCGCGTGAtggttgccgccgccgccgccgcaggcGACGGGGCTGGCGAAGGCGGCGCGGGGCTTGAGGATGAtgggagagaagaaggaagctcCGACCGCCAACGCCATTGACACTCGCTCAGCTCAACGATTGATCCTGTAGGAAGAAGGCCTacgttctttttttctgtttatggaCAAAAAtcctgttgtttttttttttctagagaacaaaggaaagaacataaatgcgtttgattttaccaaaattaaaaaaaaaaaacataaatacgtttgtttgcgtttttatttcaattttttttctcagaaacatatttagaacagaaatgagtttctgaaataattttcaagaataaattttctctcttctctctttttcttttttttttttttctttttttttctttagccgatcgccggcccccggcgaagTTGAGCATTGCTGGCCCCTGGCAAGGCTCATCCTCTCaggtcggcgagcctcgccggtggctgggccagctcgggctcgcccagatccggcgatcCCGAGCTCACCCCTAAAGCGAGGCCGCCGACTCTCGTCGgctcggtcgtcggccatgacCAAGGCCAACAAcctaccaaaagaagaaaaaaagaaagaaaataaaatgaaatgaaaatattaaaaaattaaaagaaacaaaaaagaacacaaatttaccaaacatgtttcgttcattttttattctcgaaataaGTTCACCAAAAGCCTACCAAAAGTCTTTTTccgttcaaaaattgttcccgcaaaaatagttttttcttattttgtttcctaaaacaatttttgaatagaaacattaTCAAACGCGCCCAAAATGACGAGCGCTTTGAGACCGTAACGCACTACCACGCAAGTTGGTTGGTACTCTAACATTATATTTTCTATCAAatctattataaaaaaatagtttatttctATGTTTGGTTTGAGAATGCTAAACTTTAGTTGCTTCCTTGTTCCACATTTAATTCTCAAGTATCTAAAACTTCTGTAATCGTGACTTTAGAATAAtaagaaaaactgaaaaaaaaaaaattgtataaacgacattaaaaatatttgcattactTCCTTTCATCAAAAAAGTTATTAGtatggaaaatatatatataaaaatcctACATTTTTTCCGATCGGAATACCAATAGCctgaactctttttttttcatctcacAGATGTCCTATATTTGCACTAataacccaaaaattatttcaccACAATACAATCTACAATGATCATTAAAAATCCaatatgatgatatgcatggacAATGAGAGGTAAATAGATTTGATGTGTCTATGCACATTTTCAGATTTGCTCAAAACGAGATTGCAAAGAATGATGTCCAAGTCTCTCATTCTTTAAGGATAAAACGATTCCTTTTCATGGTGCTCTTTTGAAGAATCAATTTGGGGCAATGTCAAGCAAGTTTAGAGTTGGGGTTCTGTGGATAAATTGGGCGAtacaaaaaagtttagggtattggcgttcaacaaagaaatgtttaggattttcgGAGAGATTTTCCATAATTATGAACATAGATGACAAACTACTTATCGGATAATCCATTCAAATATGAAAAACGGGGTACATGAGAACTTCACGTGAGCTTAATATTTTCCTTATATATACTTGTTGGTGATGCTAGATTTAAGTATAATTATCTATTTAAAAGTCAGAAATGAATGGATCAATGCGGTTGTTAGCATTACATTTGAAGCATTTCCAACAACACACTCGTCAATAAAATGTTTCACAATAGCAGAGGGGTGGCCATTGCACGCAACAAGATAGGCGTGGTTTTCGTACTTCAAAAAGCATTGCCAATTCTTAAAGCCCTAGATCATAGCATACAACTATAGTTACGGTTTGATTCCCAATATATAGTTAATTGTGGCTAATACCTAAAATTGCAGTTATAACAATCATTTTGCATTAATGAAATGGCTAAAGTCCCAACTGTACAAGGTCCTAACTTCACCAATCAAGATGGGATTAACCTGGAAATGGCCAGCCAGGGATCATGCATCAGAAAAGGCAATCTCAGAGTCTGGACATTTGCAAATCTGTGCGCTAATTCAGCGTTCACAACCCGTTCATCATGATGCTTGCATAAGTGAGGGCTACCAATTTCCAAATTTAATCATCGCTAACCGGATAGAAACAGATGGAATAGCTCTTTATACTTAAATGTCATTAATCATAGGGAATCATGTTGGCATTTCAATGACAGATGCTTAATGTTGCATCTCCATTTGAATGAGAATGGTATATTTCCAACAATCCAGAAAAGAGTCAGAAATTTGTAGGAAGATTAGGATAGAACCAATATGGTTGTTATGCACTTAAAAAGCAAAACTAAACATTTGGAATACATGGCAACAGTTGGATCAATGTAACCCTGTCATGATAGACTGAAAATGCTTTTACACAGAGCAAGCAACTAAAGGAGGGTGCAAAAAATCAAGCTCTCTCCTTTATTTCTGCTACTGGAACATATACTACACGTGATCTACAAGTGTTGAATTCGTCTGAAGCCTTGGATTCACTCGACTGAAATGTAAGGGTTCTCTTCCTCAGACTATCTAGCCTACTTCTAATTTTACATAGCTCCCGCAACTGAGCTTCTCTTTCTCGTAATCCCTCACTGGCTGCGAAGTCAACCCTCTTCCTGTCCTTTGGTTTTCCTTTCAATAGCTTTATTTGCTTCAAGGACATATTGTCATCGAACTCAAAATTCTCCTGACACAGCAAAGTCATGCCTGAGTTCTGTAACAGTCAAGGGACTAGATATATAGGAATTATCTGAAGCGTTCCAGAGCAAGTAAATGCACTTATAGTTTCTGGCATTCAGCTTCATAGTAGTCTGCGACTCATGGCACCGCTAAGTAATTGGAAGATGGT
This genomic stretch from Eucalyptus grandis isolate ANBG69807.140 chromosome 3, ASM1654582v1, whole genome shotgun sequence harbors:
- the LOC104435927 gene encoding LOW QUALITY PROTEIN: riboflavin biosynthesis protein PYRR, chloroplastic (The sequence of the model RefSeq protein was modified relative to this genomic sequence to represent the inferred CDS: deleted 1 base in 1 codon), with amino-acid sequence MALAVGASFFSPIILKPRAAFASPVACGGGGGNHHAQEAALVRRAAELADKSAGFTSPHPNVGCLVVSGGGGAGARRGGRGYLYAQGTKPAEVQAVEAAGERCRGGTAFLNLEPGDCHGDRTAVSALVQAGITRVVIGMRHPLQHLRGNAIRTLRGQGLQVDVFGEDLQSKIIEEAQKACRIVNAPLVYKAASRVPFSVLKYAMTLDGKIAASSGHAAWISSKKSRSRVFELRGRSDAIVVGGNTVRRDNPRLTARHGGGHLPMRIVVTQTLDLPEEANLWDISEVSTIVVTQRGARKSFQKYLASKGVEVVEFDILNPRDVMEYFYDRGYLSIFWECGGTLAASAISSGVIHKVFAFVAPKIIGGKNAPSPVGELGMVEMSQALDLIDVCYEQVGPDMLVSGFLQPIPDLTPVIPSANETSAIDPTITPYDSSIIFFYKTWDPYGAFSNFSPHPIQMPDENGNYATWSTVEHYYQAHKFVGVDNPLAQACVEDIKSAKSPEEAARMGRSVQRRQPDLVRSDWESVKIDVMYRALKSKFSIYPHLNNMLLSTAGSVLVEASPHDLFWGGGREGEGLNYLGRLLMQLRSEFLGETSATSGSSILAA